The following are encoded in a window of Nibricoccus aquaticus genomic DNA:
- a CDS encoding Hpt domain-containing protein, with the protein MSSETPIDPEAIENLRALTPDDPDSFLRDIIGIFLDDTPARIAELRQSMASGDREQFTRAAHSIKGSSSNLGTTQLRTISAELEQRGKTEPITGLATRVDDLDQAFSVAKQALEKLLPPV; encoded by the coding sequence ATGTCGTCCGAAACGCCCATCGATCCCGAGGCCATCGAAAACCTTCGCGCACTGACTCCGGATGATCCGGACAGTTTTTTGCGCGACATCATCGGGATCTTTCTCGACGACACGCCCGCCCGCATCGCCGAGTTGCGCCAGAGCATGGCCTCTGGTGACAGGGAGCAATTCACTCGCGCTGCGCACAGCATCAAAGGCAGCTCCAGCAATCTAGGAACGACGCAGCTGCGCACTATTTCCGCCGAGCTGGAGCAACGCGGCAAAACCGAGCCGATCACCGGACTCGCGACGCGCGTCGATGATCTCGATCAGGCGTTCAGTGTGGCGAAGCAGGCGCTGGAAAAACTACTCCCGCCAGTCTGA
- the wrbA gene encoding NAD(P)H:quinone oxidoreductase, with the protein MSTKIKVIFHSLYGHVYQLAEAIAASAREVPGVEVEVLQVAETLPAEVLGKMGALEAKKAFAHIPVADPKKLSEADAILLGSGTRFGSATSQMQGFFDATGGLWAAGALIGKVGGVFASSATQHGGQETTLISMQTFLFHHGMVVVGVPYAAKEQMTIAEISGGSPYGSSTITGGDGSRLPSANELAIARFQGKHTAQIAAKLAAK; encoded by the coding sequence ATGAGCACTAAAATCAAAGTCATCTTTCACAGCCTTTACGGCCATGTCTATCAACTCGCCGAAGCCATCGCGGCCAGTGCGCGCGAAGTCCCCGGCGTCGAAGTCGAAGTCCTTCAAGTCGCCGAGACGCTTCCCGCCGAAGTCCTCGGCAAGATGGGCGCGCTCGAAGCAAAAAAAGCCTTCGCGCACATTCCCGTCGCCGATCCCAAAAAACTCAGCGAGGCCGACGCCATCCTCCTCGGCTCTGGAACACGCTTCGGCAGCGCAACGTCGCAGATGCAGGGATTTTTCGACGCTACCGGTGGTCTATGGGCCGCAGGCGCGCTGATCGGCAAAGTCGGCGGCGTGTTTGCCTCCAGTGCCACGCAACACGGCGGCCAGGAAACCACACTTATCAGCATGCAGACGTTCCTGTTTCACCACGGCATGGTGGTCGTCGGCGTGCCGTATGCCGCCAAAGAGCAGATGACGATTGCCGAGATTTCCGGTGGTTCGCCCTACGGATCGAGCACGATCACGGGCGGCGACGGCTCGCGCCTGCCGAGTGCCAACGAACTCGCCATCGCCCGCTTCCAGGGAAAGCACACCGCGCAGATCGCGGCTAAACTCGCGGCGAAGTAA
- the metK gene encoding methionine adenosyltransferase, with protein sequence MAKSFVFSSESVGEGHPDKVADLISDSVLDACLAFDKTARVACETFVKSNVVVVGGEITLPKLQDKKTGKTKPLSEAINIDKVIRDAIRHIGYVNDDDVFHADTVFVNNYLTAQSADIAQGVDAKQAEGKKHAEQGAGDQGLMFGFAADETEELMPAPVIFAHRLGRELTKIRKSGKVKWLRPDAKSQVSVRYVDGVATEIVNVVISTQHTADVKHAEIEAYLIKNVIKKVLPAKLLNAKTEYLINPTGKFVIGGPQGDSGLTGRKIIVDSYGGWGRHGGGAFSGKDPSKVDRSAAYMCRWVAKNIVAAGLAKQCELQVAYAIGHPKPVSVYVNTFETGIVADEKITAAVEKVFSFKPADIVKQLDLLRPIYRETTNYGHFGKAGLPWEETNKVAALKAALK encoded by the coding sequence ATGGCAAAATCCTTCGTTTTCTCCTCCGAATCGGTTGGTGAAGGTCACCCCGATAAAGTCGCCGATTTGATCTCCGACAGCGTACTTGATGCCTGCCTGGCATTCGACAAAACCGCCCGCGTCGCCTGCGAAACCTTCGTGAAGTCCAATGTCGTCGTCGTCGGCGGCGAGATCACGCTCCCGAAGTTGCAGGACAAAAAAACCGGCAAGACCAAGCCGCTCAGCGAAGCCATCAACATCGACAAAGTCATCCGCGACGCGATCCGCCACATCGGCTATGTGAATGACGACGACGTTTTCCACGCCGACACCGTTTTCGTTAATAACTACCTCACCGCCCAGTCTGCCGACATCGCGCAAGGCGTCGATGCGAAGCAGGCCGAAGGTAAAAAACACGCCGAGCAAGGCGCCGGTGACCAGGGCCTCATGTTCGGTTTCGCCGCTGATGAGACCGAAGAGCTCATGCCCGCTCCCGTTATTTTCGCTCACCGCCTCGGCCGCGAACTCACCAAGATCCGCAAGAGCGGCAAAGTGAAATGGCTCCGCCCCGACGCGAAGTCGCAGGTTTCCGTCCGCTACGTCGATGGCGTCGCCACCGAGATCGTGAACGTCGTTATCTCCACGCAGCACACCGCCGACGTGAAGCACGCCGAGATCGAGGCGTATTTGATTAAGAACGTCATCAAGAAGGTCCTTCCCGCGAAGCTCCTCAACGCGAAGACCGAGTACCTTATCAATCCCACGGGCAAGTTTGTCATCGGCGGACCTCAGGGCGACTCTGGCCTCACCGGCCGCAAGATCATCGTCGACTCCTACGGCGGCTGGGGCCGTCATGGCGGCGGCGCTTTCTCCGGCAAAGATCCGTCGAAGGTCGATCGCTCGGCCGCCTACATGTGCCGTTGGGTCGCGAAGAACATCGTGGCCGCTGGTCTCGCCAAGCAGTGCGAACTCCAGGTCGCGTACGCCATCGGTCATCCGAAGCCCGTCAGCGTTTACGTGAACACCTTCGAGACCGGCATAGTCGCCGACGAGAAGATCACCGCCGCGGTGGAAAAAGTTTTCAGCTTCAAGCCCGCCGACATCGTGAAGCAGCTCGATCTGCTCCGCCCAATCTACCGCGAGACGACCAACTACGGCCACTTCGGCAAAGCCGGTCTCCCGTGGGAGGAGACCAACAAGGTCGCCGCGCTCAAAGCCGCGCTCAAATAA
- a CDS encoding ring-cleaving dioxygenase, with translation MNSPITGIHHVTAIASDPQRNVDFYTGLLGLRLVKKTVNFDDPSAYHLYYGDETGTPGSIVTFFYWPGGAGRGRVGSGQTTRLSFSAPAASLDFWYARLQKHTVSVKRETRFGEDVLTFADPDRIAVEIVAVANDGRTGWTGAGIAAENALRGLHTAELTVRDAEATEALVGGEMGYRLVKRDGLRSRFEAGAGGSGTYIDVIASPNGPSGLGGVGTIHHIAFRVADDAGELLMQERLGDAGYNVSDVRDRNYFRSIYYRERGGILFEIATDVPGFPDDEPVSSLGTALKLPAQFESARKQIESLLPALQPARQYT, from the coding sequence ATGAACTCTCCCATCACCGGCATCCATCACGTAACCGCCATCGCGAGCGATCCTCAGCGCAACGTGGATTTCTATACCGGCCTGCTCGGCCTCCGCCTAGTGAAGAAAACCGTCAACTTCGACGATCCTTCGGCCTATCACCTCTACTATGGCGATGAAACCGGCACGCCCGGCAGCATCGTTACGTTTTTCTACTGGCCAGGCGGCGCGGGTCGCGGGCGGGTTGGCTCGGGTCAGACAACGCGCCTGAGTTTCTCCGCTCCTGCGGCGTCGTTGGATTTCTGGTACGCGCGTCTGCAAAAGCACACTGTCAGCGTGAAACGAGAAACGCGCTTCGGAGAAGATGTTCTCACGTTCGCTGATCCCGACCGCATCGCCGTTGAGATCGTGGCTGTCGCCAACGACGGCCGCACCGGCTGGACCGGCGCAGGCATCGCCGCCGAAAACGCGCTGCGCGGCCTGCACACGGCGGAACTCACGGTGCGCGACGCTGAAGCCACTGAAGCACTCGTCGGCGGTGAGATGGGCTATCGCCTCGTTAAGCGCGACGGCCTGCGCTCCCGCTTTGAAGCCGGTGCGGGCGGTTCCGGCACCTACATCGACGTGATTGCTTCACCCAACGGGCCTTCGGGACTCGGCGGCGTCGGCACGATCCATCACATCGCCTTTCGCGTGGCCGACGATGCGGGCGAACTGCTCATGCAAGAGCGCCTGGGGGACGCAGGCTACAATGTTTCCGATGTGCGCGACCGGAATTATTTCCGCTCAATCTACTACCGCGAACGCGGCGGCATCCTTTTCGAGATCGCCACCGATGTGCCCGGATTCCCCGATGATGAGCCTGTTTCATCGCTCGGCACCGCGCTAAAACTGCCCGCGCAATTTGAATCCGCGCGCAAGCAGATCGAGTCTCTACTCCCTGCGCTGCAACCAGCGCGCCAATACACCTAA
- a CDS encoding GspE/PulE family protein, protein MSTASPAPTSAAAPAGAAPAAPPKRLGDRLLEAGLITPHQLELALREQKRAGKMIGAVLQQLGFVTEQDIAAFLAQDAQTPTVNIGKLEISPEIVALVPYDFCKEAVLIPCRREGDTLTVVMADPFNVVAIDRVEQLTKLRVEVLNAPKPDILEKLTAVHDREGSLDQTIDELMKISGRKGDDNTAPMIRAVEQIIAAAVRKSASDIHFEPDEKSLRIRMRNDGVLQSFLLIPKDLQDAFIARLKVMANLDVSETRLPQDGRFSFTLGRRELGLRVSCLPTNYGESVVLRVLDSGNLLLNLQSLGLRKEAEVSLAEAVVRPHGVILITGPTGSGKTTTLYTALNTVNRLERAVFTLEDPIEYRLPHIRQTQVNEKIGLSFSNGLRTLLRQDPDVLLVGETRDKETAQLMVRAALTGHLVFSSLHTNDTFSAIPRLIDLGVEPFLLPSTLHLIIAQRLVRRLCPACKKPVENPCDHLRSFNLPIPTENEPTLWKPVGCPDCRQQGYRGRVAIFEVLVIDDDYHPLLHTGNAEKIKELARAKGMPLLFDDGIRRAFRGDTTLEEVFRVAFAT, encoded by the coding sequence ATGTCCACCGCTTCCCCAGCACCGACATCCGCCGCCGCGCCAGCCGGAGCCGCTCCGGCTGCACCGCCCAAGCGTCTTGGCGACCGCTTGCTCGAAGCTGGGCTGATCACGCCGCACCAGCTCGAACTCGCGCTCCGCGAGCAAAAGCGCGCCGGCAAGATGATCGGCGCGGTCTTGCAGCAGCTCGGCTTCGTCACTGAGCAGGACATCGCCGCCTTCCTCGCGCAGGATGCGCAGACGCCGACCGTCAACATCGGTAAACTCGAAATCTCCCCCGAGATCGTCGCGCTCGTTCCCTACGATTTTTGCAAAGAGGCCGTCCTCATCCCCTGTCGCCGGGAAGGCGATACGCTCACGGTTGTCATGGCCGATCCGTTCAACGTCGTCGCCATCGACCGCGTCGAGCAGTTGACGAAGCTCCGTGTCGAGGTGCTCAACGCGCCCAAGCCCGACATCCTCGAAAAACTCACCGCCGTCCACGACCGCGAGGGTTCTCTCGACCAGACCATCGACGAGCTGATGAAGATCAGCGGCCGCAAGGGCGACGACAACACCGCGCCCATGATCCGCGCGGTCGAGCAGATCATCGCCGCCGCCGTCCGCAAATCCGCCAGCGACATCCATTTCGAGCCCGACGAAAAATCCCTGCGCATCCGCATGAGAAACGACGGCGTGCTCCAGTCGTTCCTCCTCATCCCGAAAGATCTCCAGGACGCCTTCATCGCGCGCCTCAAGGTCATGGCCAACCTCGACGTCTCCGAGACGCGCCTCCCGCAGGATGGCCGCTTCAGTTTCACCCTCGGGCGCCGCGAGCTGGGCCTGCGCGTTTCCTGCCTCCCGACTAACTACGGCGAGAGCGTCGTGCTCCGCGTCCTCGATAGTGGCAACCTCCTCCTCAATCTCCAATCGCTCGGCCTCCGCAAAGAAGCCGAGGTCTCGCTCGCTGAGGCCGTCGTCCGTCCTCACGGCGTCATCCTCATCACCGGCCCGACCGGTAGCGGTAAAACCACGACGCTCTACACCGCGCTCAACACCGTTAACCGCCTCGAGCGCGCCGTCTTTACCCTCGAAGATCCCATCGAGTACCGCCTGCCCCATATCCGACAGACGCAGGTCAACGAGAAGATCGGCCTCAGCTTCAGCAACGGTCTCCGCACTCTGTTACGCCAAGACCCCGACGTTCTTCTCGTCGGCGAAACGCGCGACAAAGAAACCGCCCAGCTCATGGTGCGCGCCGCACTCACCGGCCACTTGGTCTTCAGCTCGCTGCACACCAACGACACTTTCAGCGCCATCCCGCGCCTCATTGATCTAGGCGTTGAGCCCTTCCTGCTTCCTTCGACGCTGCATCTGATCATCGCGCAACGCCTCGTCCGCCGTCTCTGCCCTGCGTGCAAGAAGCCCGTGGAAAATCCCTGCGATCACCTGCGTTCCTTCAATCTCCCGATCCCGACCGAGAACGAGCCAACCCTCTGGAAACCCGTCGGCTGCCCCGACTGCCGTCAGCAAGGTTATCGCGGCCGCGTCGCGATTTTCGAAGTCCTCGTCATCGACGATGATTACCACCCGCTGCTCCACACCGGCAACGCCGAGAAAATCAAAGAACTCGCGCGCGCCAAAGGCATGCCGCTGCTCTTCGACGACGGCATCCGCCGCGCCTTCCGCGGCGACACCACGCTCGAAGAAGTTTTCCGCGTCGCCTTCGCGACCTGA
- a CDS encoding YceI family protein: MKTASSLRSALQFAVALSATALVSQAASQSFDFKDPKGVNNVQFKLDAPLESITGAATGISGNVSFDAANPSAISGRIVLDTASLTVGNPVMGDHLKSANWLDVAKYPAIIFEAASVANVRTQGVQVLADVSGKLTVKGVTKDVTVPVTFTYLADKLGARLGDDKVKGDLLVLRATFAINRNEYDIQPGQYADKVSDTINLSLSIAGAAPRS, encoded by the coding sequence ATGAAAACTGCCTCCTCCCTCCGCTCTGCTCTTCAATTTGCCGTCGCGTTATCCGCGACCGCACTCGTCTCACAGGCTGCCTCGCAGTCCTTTGACTTCAAAGATCCGAAGGGCGTAAACAACGTTCAGTTCAAGCTCGATGCTCCGCTTGAGTCCATCACCGGCGCCGCCACGGGCATCAGCGGTAATGTCTCGTTCGACGCCGCGAATCCCTCCGCCATCTCGGGTCGCATCGTGCTGGATACTGCATCACTTACTGTAGGCAACCCTGTCATGGGCGATCACCTCAAAAGTGCCAACTGGCTCGATGTCGCAAAATATCCTGCGATCATATTTGAGGCCGCTTCCGTCGCCAATGTCCGCACGCAAGGCGTGCAGGTGCTCGCCGATGTTTCCGGCAAACTCACGGTCAAAGGCGTCACCAAGGACGTCACCGTGCCCGTCACCTTCACGTATCTCGCCGATAAGCTCGGCGCGCGTCTCGGTGACGACAAAGTGAAGGGGGATCTGCTCGTCTTGCGCGCCACCTTCGCGATCAATCGCAACGAGTACGACATCCAGCCAGGCCAGTACGCCGACAAGGTATCTGACACGATTAACCTTTCTCTCAGCATCGCCGGTGCAGCGCCTCGTTCTTGA
- a CDS encoding type II secretion system protein → MNKSPFRLVTRRKSGFSLVEMIGVLAIIAILAVVIVPKVFSTIASSRITNAVGSITSMKTAVADFASKYGTIPVSGTTTARLDDLLVTAGALESRFVVKIGTQPVNPPIAGGVWARNAAGTWAATGGSTQATQTRIVSQTSNTTAPATAAGRNFQLDGTNDLPAGSIVISAIVMQLTANEARELSVRIDGDVGSETTTATADARGKVVYAAGAGTKNVYVYLAHQ, encoded by the coding sequence ATGAACAAATCCCCCTTCCGCCTCGTTACCCGCCGCAAGTCCGGCTTCAGCTTGGTCGAAATGATCGGCGTTCTCGCCATCATCGCGATCCTCGCCGTCGTCATCGTACCCAAAGTTTTTTCAACGATAGCCTCCTCGCGCATCACGAATGCCGTGGGCTCCATCACTTCGATGAAGACCGCCGTGGCGGACTTCGCATCCAAGTACGGCACCATTCCCGTCAGTGGCACCACCACCGCGCGTCTCGACGATCTTCTCGTCACCGCAGGTGCCCTCGAATCCCGCTTCGTCGTCAAGATCGGCACCCAGCCGGTCAATCCTCCCATCGCGGGCGGTGTCTGGGCGCGCAACGCAGCAGGCACCTGGGCCGCCACCGGCGGTTCGACTCAAGCCACACAGACGCGCATCGTTTCACAGACTTCGAACACCACCGCGCCGGCAACCGCAGCAGGCCGTAACTTCCAGCTCGATGGCACCAACGACCTTCCGGCCGGCTCCATCGTGATCTCGGCCATCGTCATGCAGCTCACCGCTAACGAAGCTCGTGAATTGAGTGTGCGTATCGACGGCGACGTCGGCTCAGAGACGACCACGGCCACTGCGGATGCCCGCGGCAAAGTCGTGTACGCCGCCGGTGCCGGCACCAAGAACGTTTACGTTTACCTCGCGCACCAATAA
- the ahcY gene encoding adenosylhomocysteinase, with the protein MPSVSLLKNVPKGQDYIVRDIGLADWGRKELNVAEHEMPGLVSLRKKFGAKKPLKGVRITGSLHMTIQTAVLIETLVALGADVRWASCNIFSTQDHAAAAIAKTGTPVFAWKGETLEEYWDLTWKAVSFPGGKGPQLVVDDGGDVTLLLHKGYEMEQGSDWYKSESSSHEEQVIKDLLKKIGKTQKGIFTAMIKDWKGVSEETTTGVHRLYQLHEQGKLLVPSINVNDSVTKSKFDNLYGCRESLADGLKRATDVMIAGKVACVCGYGDVGKGSAFSLKGFGARVIVTEVDPINALQAAMEGFEVNTVESTLGTADIYVTTTGNKDVITLEHMQKMKDQAIVCNIGHFDNEIQVDRLYKAPGVKRVTIKPQYDQFTFPKGNTIYMLAEGRLVNLGCATGHPSFVMSNSFTNQTLAQLDLWKNKDVYKVGVYRLPKHLDEEVARLHLEKIGAKLTKLSPKQAEYLGVPIEGPYKPEHYRY; encoded by the coding sequence ATGCCATCTGTTTCTCTTCTTAAAAACGTGCCCAAGGGCCAGGACTACATCGTTCGCGACATCGGCCTCGCCGATTGGGGCCGCAAGGAACTCAACGTCGCCGAGCACGAAATGCCCGGCCTCGTTTCTCTCCGCAAAAAATTCGGCGCGAAGAAGCCGCTCAAGGGCGTGCGCATCACCGGCTCGTTGCACATGACGATCCAGACCGCCGTCCTCATCGAGACGCTCGTCGCCCTCGGCGCCGATGTCCGCTGGGCTTCGTGCAACATCTTCTCCACGCAGGATCACGCCGCTGCCGCCATCGCGAAGACCGGCACGCCCGTCTTCGCATGGAAAGGCGAGACGCTCGAAGAATACTGGGATCTCACATGGAAGGCCGTCTCCTTCCCCGGTGGCAAAGGCCCTCAGCTCGTCGTTGATGACGGCGGCGATGTCACGCTGCTCCTCCACAAGGGCTACGAGATGGAGCAGGGGAGCGACTGGTACAAATCCGAGTCCTCCTCGCACGAAGAGCAGGTCATCAAAGACCTCCTCAAGAAGATCGGCAAAACGCAGAAGGGCATTTTCACTGCGATGATCAAGGACTGGAAGGGCGTTTCCGAAGAGACGACCACCGGCGTTCATCGCCTCTACCAGCTGCACGAGCAGGGCAAACTCCTTGTGCCATCGATCAACGTGAACGACTCCGTCACCAAGTCGAAGTTCGACAATCTCTACGGCTGCCGCGAGTCCCTCGCCGACGGCCTCAAGCGCGCGACCGACGTCATGATCGCGGGTAAAGTCGCCTGCGTTTGTGGCTACGGCGATGTGGGCAAGGGCTCCGCGTTTTCGCTCAAGGGCTTTGGCGCCCGCGTCATCGTTACCGAAGTCGATCCGATCAACGCCCTCCAGGCCGCGATGGAAGGATTCGAGGTTAACACCGTCGAAAGCACCCTCGGCACTGCGGACATCTACGTGACCACGACCGGCAACAAGGACGTCATCACGCTCGAGCACATGCAGAAGATGAAGGATCAGGCCATCGTCTGTAACATCGGCCACTTCGATAACGAGATCCAGGTTGACCGTCTCTATAAAGCGCCCGGCGTGAAGCGCGTCACCATCAAGCCTCAGTACGACCAGTTCACTTTCCCGAAGGGCAACACGATCTACATGCTCGCTGAAGGCCGCCTCGTGAACCTCGGCTGCGCCACCGGTCATCCGTCGTTCGTCATGTCGAACTCCTTCACCAACCAGACGCTCGCCCAGCTCGATCTCTGGAAGAACAAGGACGTGTACAAGGTTGGCGTGTATCGCCTGCCCAAGCACCTCGACGAAGAAGTCGCGCGCCTCCACTTGGAAAAGATCGGTGCCAAGCTCACCAAGCTCAGCCCGAAGCAGGCCGAGTACCTCGGCGTGCCGATAGAAGGCCCGTACAAGCCCGAGCATTATCGCTACTAA
- a CDS encoding alpha/beta hydrolase, protein MQPQTIHSTQDTLRGGAPLAQAAGAVILLHGRGSSADDIVGLAKSLKGAPAPLAFLAPNATDNTWYPQRFFVPLAHNEPWLSSALGVIDELVGEVHASGIPFERIGIAGFSQGACLTLEYAVRNPRRYGFIAGLSGGLIGPLDTARPPTDLQKTSVLVACAESDAHIPLEFVEKSAVTLTGFNADVTKQIFRGSAHTVFPDEIAWLRQQVATWK, encoded by the coding sequence ATGCAGCCTCAAACTATTCACTCCACTCAAGACACACTCCGGGGCGGCGCGCCGCTCGCTCAAGCCGCCGGTGCCGTGATCTTGCTGCATGGACGCGGTTCGTCGGCAGACGACATCGTCGGGCTGGCGAAATCCTTGAAAGGCGCGCCCGCGCCACTCGCGTTTCTCGCGCCCAATGCCACCGACAACACCTGGTACCCTCAGCGTTTCTTCGTGCCGCTCGCGCACAACGAGCCATGGCTCTCCAGCGCGCTCGGCGTCATCGACGAACTCGTTGGCGAAGTGCATGCGTCGGGCATTCCGTTCGAGCGCATCGGCATCGCCGGATTTTCCCAAGGCGCGTGCCTGACTCTCGAATACGCCGTGCGCAACCCGCGCCGCTACGGTTTCATTGCGGGCTTGAGCGGCGGTTTGATCGGGCCACTCGACACCGCGCGTCCGCCGACGGATTTGCAGAAGACTTCCGTACTCGTCGCCTGCGCCGAAAGCGACGCGCACATCCCGCTGGAGTTCGTGGAGAAAAGCGCTGTCACGCTGACAGGATTTAATGCCGATGTGACCAAGCAGATCTTCCGCGGCAGCGCGCATACGGTGTTCCCCGACGAGATCGCGTGGCTGCGTCAGCAGGTCGCCACGTGGAAGTGA
- a CDS encoding LysR family transcriptional regulator has protein sequence MNLDLLRSFFEIATLGSLNKAAERLRVSQSTLTRQMHALEHDIGGALFERSSSGVALTATGHVLFDGMKPLLTKFDAALGEARKLARGQSASLRVGYISSAAQEYLNPALAALRRAHPEVKVKLLDQSPGEQLEALRQGEIDVALMGRAGATPEKEFYAKRLATLPLTVAVAETHPLAGQSTIALAELRGDLFVGANERDLPGHNRWITQICRKAGFRARFVEDAESLSHGLSLVVTEGAVSLIPEYAKKSGAPGVRFVPLKESALKWTLVVTWQRGRVSAPLRVLLDAMPVQNAR, from the coding sequence GTGAACCTCGACCTCCTCCGCTCCTTTTTTGAAATCGCAACGCTAGGCAGCCTCAACAAAGCCGCCGAGCGCCTCCGCGTTTCCCAGTCCACGCTCACGCGACAGATGCACGCGCTCGAACACGACATCGGCGGCGCGCTCTTCGAACGCAGTTCGAGCGGCGTCGCTCTCACCGCAACCGGTCACGTGCTGTTCGATGGAATGAAACCGCTGCTCACGAAATTCGATGCTGCGCTTGGCGAGGCCCGCAAACTTGCCCGCGGCCAGTCCGCGAGCCTGCGCGTTGGCTACATCTCCTCGGCCGCCCAGGAATACTTGAACCCCGCACTCGCAGCCCTGCGGCGCGCGCATCCCGAGGTGAAGGTGAAACTCCTCGACCAGTCTCCCGGCGAGCAACTCGAAGCGTTGCGCCAGGGTGAGATCGACGTCGCGTTGATGGGCCGCGCCGGGGCCACGCCCGAAAAGGAGTTCTACGCGAAACGACTCGCCACGCTTCCGCTCACCGTCGCCGTCGCAGAGACTCACCCACTCGCCGGCCAATCCACCATCGCGCTCGCCGAGTTGCGCGGAGACCTCTTCGTCGGTGCAAACGAGCGCGACCTCCCTGGACACAACCGCTGGATCACGCAGATCTGCCGCAAGGCCGGTTTTCGCGCGCGCTTCGTCGAGGATGCGGAAAGCCTCAGCCACGGGCTTTCCCTCGTCGTGACAGAAGGAGCCGTGTCACTCATCCCCGAATACGCTAAAAAATCCGGCGCGCCCGGCGTGAGATTCGTCCCGCTCAAGGAATCAGCGCTGAAATGGACGCTTGTCGTCACCTGGCAACGCGGCCGCGTCTCCGCGCCGCTTCGAGTTTTGCTCGATGCGATGCCCGTGCAAAATGCTCGTTGA
- a CDS encoding type II secretion system F family protein codes for MSAFHYRAYNAAGQTISGVLEADSVTTLEARLRTAGVWLLEAKEGAALAGSSDGQISSLKVKRSELIAFFVQMSLLLKAGITLPNSLERLALDFEGSKLGTVLAGVREQVAIGVPLNQAMARYPKVYSREITAMVEAGEVSGKLPEVFESLSTYYEWLDQLTGDIRQALIYPLMVMGAASALVLLLFTFVVPRFVGLLTELNLKVPMLTRIVMAISDALIGYWPVLLIVIVGVPIGLKIALKVPAFAVAFDRALMGIPIFGPLVGMFALSRFSQNLAMLYRSGITLLRGLEICQQLVGNRAVEKALVDVRRGVLEGTPMHKCLGQHDVFTPTLITMIATGESSGSLDFALQSVADYYNKIIPRRIKIVFAVFDPLMMVSLIAVVGIVALSVILPILQLWDVK; via the coding sequence ATGAGCGCCTTCCATTACCGCGCCTACAACGCTGCTGGCCAGACGATCTCCGGCGTGCTCGAAGCCGATAGCGTGACCACGCTGGAAGCCCGTCTGCGCACCGCCGGCGTCTGGCTGCTCGAAGCGAAAGAAGGTGCCGCGCTCGCCGGTTCGAGCGACGGCCAGATCAGCTCCCTCAAAGTAAAGCGCAGCGAGCTCATCGCGTTCTTCGTGCAGATGTCGCTGCTCCTCAAAGCGGGCATCACGCTCCCGAATTCACTCGAGCGTCTCGCTCTGGATTTTGAAGGCTCCAAGCTCGGCACCGTCCTCGCCGGCGTGCGCGAACAAGTCGCCATCGGCGTCCCGCTCAACCAGGCGATGGCGCGTTACCCGAAGGTCTATTCGCGCGAGATCACTGCGATGGTCGAGGCGGGCGAAGTGAGTGGAAAGCTCCCCGAAGTTTTTGAAAGCCTGAGCACCTACTACGAATGGCTGGATCAGCTCACCGGCGACATCCGCCAGGCGCTCATTTATCCGCTGATGGTCATGGGCGCGGCCTCGGCGCTCGTGCTGTTGCTCTTCACGTTTGTTGTCCCGCGCTTCGTCGGCCTGCTCACGGAGCTGAACTTAAAAGTGCCGATGCTCACACGCATCGTCATGGCGATCAGCGACGCGTTGATCGGCTACTGGCCGGTGCTGCTCATCGTCATCGTGGGCGTGCCCATCGGGTTGAAGATCGCGCTCAAAGTACCTGCATTCGCCGTCGCGTTTGATCGCGCGCTCATGGGCATCCCGATCTTCGGACCGCTCGTCGGCATGTTCGCACTTTCCCGTTTCAGCCAGAACCTCGCGATGCTCTATCGCTCGGGAATCACGCTGCTGCGCGGCTTGGAAATCTGCCAGCAACTCGTGGGCAACCGCGCCGTGGAAAAGGCGCTCGTCGATGTCCGCCGCGGCGTCCTCGAAGGCACGCCGATGCACAAATGCCTCGGGCAACACGATGTGTTTACGCCGACGCTCATCACGATGATCGCGACCGGCGAGAGCTCGGGCAGCCTCGATTTCGCGCTCCAGAGCGTGGCCGATTACTACAACAAAATCATCCCGCGCCGCATCAAGATCGTCTTCGCGGTCTTCGATCCGCTGATGATGGTGAGCCTGATTGCTGTCGTCGGCATCGTCGCGCTCTCGGTGATCCTCCCGATCCTTCAACTGTGGGATGTGAAATGA